NNNNNNNNNNNNNNNNNTTCTtaaaatacacaatgaacatttttcgTATACAGGTTGAACATTTTTCAGAACACAATGAACATTTATctgaatacatgttgaacatttgtaAAATGCACATGGAACATTTTtgaaatacacaatgaacatttttgaaCACATATTAAATATTTTTCAAAATGTTAGAAATATTTTATAAAATAAGCAAACATTTTGTAAGTGTTTGCGAACATTATAGTAATGGCATAAATTCCATGTAGAGGGGCTTCTTGGAGAAGTGAGGTTATCGTCTCGTTATATATGCGATATGTTGACAAAAAATCCGACGTGGTATGGGAAGACACCACGCCAAGGTCAAGCACTAGGAGTATGTGAcaaaaatctgatgtggcatggAAGACATGACACCAAGGTGAAGCACTGGGAGAGCCTAAGGGCatttccagccgttcggcccctcaggacgcctaaatagagcggcctgggggcgtgccggcgctagttcggcccctgggggcgacctagctcccagtcacgcccccaagcgccggctccaggatgcgggaaatttaaACTTGATCGTTCCCGCTTTCAAAAGACGCCACAAATacggcgatcggacgtagtctggcgttacaaaaaacagagcgtCGCACGCCGCAGGTTCGCGTGCGCAATgattcactcggcggggtcggctccaggcgttggcggagtcggcgtgcgcgggctcggcggtgtcggagctccttcggtgctgggctgtgtcggcgcggctttggcactgctgggcggcgatgtagaggagtcgttcgggcttggcgtccgtgtggtcgtgggcgcgggaGCTTGCGTTGTcgcgtcgtcggcgttgccgtctgcatctggttcaggatgaggccgcgctccgccatgtaccacaccctgagctgctcgtcgttgctctggagcatgtccgccccgcccatcagaaaagccatatcggtgttcctcttcttctcaGCGatgttcgtccggagcaggtcgagcttgatggcgctgttcttcatcagcgacgaccaccgcgcctcggtcttctcttcacgtaggacggcacgggcctgggcgtcggcgaggcaatgctcgatggactcctgcactcgcgtggttgccgcgtcggcgtttttccccttctttgccaatttgtggccgaccggccgcccctctgacgcgcccggagtcgtcgcgtccggcttgtatgtcttcttggccttgtcgagggtacgtcggacttccgcccacttctcgcacttgacaatgcgcttgtagacgtggaggtgcttgaagtcggcgtcttggttgtcgcgccgatacatggtgaacatacgcagcagctgcgcggaggaacaaacagttggcgggcggcgggcgtTGACGACGAAGAGatgcgggcgaacggcgtgcgtacctgatcctcaacgctggcgccgctctccaggcgagccgcgacctcctcgacgattccatgccatttgttgcacgccaactggatacgcTCAATGGTTCGtcatcgccttggagccgcgctgcatgtagacgcctttgaagtacgggtcgacgagcttccgctcgtcgaactcggccttgatgcggtcccagtacatctcgaagctctggttcgtgccggtggtcgggtcgaggcagacgactttccatgcttcggcgaggcattcctcctccttggatgtCCACTTGATGCGCGCTTTGCCTGTCCtaaccgcccgcttcttcttctggcgccccttcgtcggaTCAGGAGCTGGCTCCTCCTccttctcgtcctcctcctcgggatCCAGCGCTCCGTGCACGTCCTccccgtagacgtagccgagctagGCCTCCATCTCGCCGCTGagatccactacctcgtcctgggttgcgaacccgggagacgcggcggccaCGGTCGATCCTgtccgatgatgtcgtccatgtcggctcctATGTCGTCcgtgtcgccgaggtgcgagaagggcagcggcCCACGGCggagatggggcgtcggtgtggtcgcgtaggcggcgggcggcgagtagttgtatggagggtattgcacgccgacgaaggcgggcgagaGTGTGGGCGTCGCGGGGTGGCCATgggggaaggtcacgtttgggttgaaccccccgtgcgcgtcgccgtcggcgtagccgaGCGACGACGATCTCCATGGAGATCTgacgccttgctgtccccagggcgcgtactgggcatggctgacgacgggtggattcatcatccccgcgtggtcgaccgatgaggaagacgccgccgcacgcgccgcgttgtcgcgggccttcttggcaatggccctgttccgccggtcggtggtgaatgcgtcgcgtcgctgaacttccactcttcactcggcgttcgacatgcccggtggcttcgatggcggcgccctcggcttcctctgcttcgcctGGGCCATGGTGCCAGTCGtggttgccgccgcgcgcggcatggcgtacttcttcggcggcatggcggcgactgGAGGCGAGctggagggggtttggcgggagaaagggagggaatggcgggaggaaggcgagcgagcggaggagatgcgagggaaaagcgtcaagaagcggccggaaaaggccctcgggtcgccgcCAGGGTGGGCCCACGAgcctttttcgcttgtgccggctccccaagcgcccccccagggtgccgggttcggcctgggtccgccggcaccagttttggcccgagccgcCGAAAAACAGGCTTCTGGAAACGCGACTGGGTCGTTTTTATGGCGCCGACGCGGCAAAATCGCCTGGGAAGAAccagttgggggcgcggctggagatgccctaaaagGCCGTTTGGATGGCAACCAACCCCCGCCTTACCAAAATAATGGCCTTGACCAAACGGACGGGCATCTGTTTGGTTGGACGGCCAAACTTCTAACCGACACCAATATTTCAGTTAGCGGTTCAGGTTCCACTCCAATGCAAGGACGAATCGGCCGCGGCAAATTCCATCGCCAATTATTTGGCTTGCCAGGTTTTGGCGTGGCTGGCTTAGGCGCCATCCAAACGGCCCCTAATTCTCCACAACCAGAGAACCTCTATTTTAGAGGATCCTTGTGGGTGATGAAGGCATTCACTGGCTCCAAATACAAATGATTTGCATGTATTGCATGGTACCTTGCTTTTTATATCAGCTTTACTGACTTGTTGTCCCAGAAGGATGATGACACCGTGCCTACTTTGTGACACTTGTCGAAATGAAGTATAACATAATTGAGTTGCCGTGTTCTATTACGTATTTAGAGGATAGGCAGTTTGCACTTCTATGAGCATTATCTTTTTGACAAGTAGACacatctaagagcatctccaacaggcgccggtcgcgccgcgcgcaaaaaacacaTATGCCGCGCGCGTATCGGCTGGTTTTGCGCGGCGCGCAGCGCTGACTCCAACGGCCGCGctaaaaatgcagcgcgcgcgtcgTTCCAGCAGCGCGCCATAATGCAGCGCGCAcgactcgccggtgcattgcatatGGCATATTTCAACACAAAATGATGCACTTTTCAACACAATAAaaatttcacacaaacaagttgatgaagttcatgcccacaagttcatccaaccaagttcaaaatgcaaatcAAGTTCAATACACAAAGGAAAGACACATCattccttgtcctcctcctcgtcttcgtcctcgtcctcatcttcggaagacgattcttccgcctccgaagatgaatcttcctccctctcctcatcgcgcaccgcatcacgtgaagctccgacggtgttggcaagatcttcaacggcatcttcatggaAATGTGTGCGAGGAGGCTCATCGAAAGACATTccgcccatggcggccggaggtgcacccatgcctcccatgagagaagcaaaacttccatgccacccatgccacccatgcctcccatgaggtGCACCCATGCCACCCATGCCTCCAATGAGGCAAAGTAAAgacccttcctttcttgatcttccccttcttggttttcctctcctcttcttggaACAAGTTTTGCGCAATGTTGTACTACATGAAAACAAAGCAAGTTAGCaccaacaacaagcaaaacaaagcaAGTTTAGCACCAACATGTAAGATGAAATGGCACTTACTCTATcgtcctcatttgtgccacttgggttcaacttgtcaaccgccttTTGACAAGCCGCCCACCTTTGACAATCTGAGTTGATTGTCGACCACCGGGACCTAAGTGGTCGGTTGGAGCAGTCAATTCCACTCACGTTGCGAGCATCAAAGTGTTCCTTCATCTGGTtccaataagcatctctactttgatcacctccaacggatggatccctcgacacttgcaaccaagtattgcatagtaagatgtcatcggtgttggtgtaattgcccgctcttcctttcggtgcgtcgacaatgccctcaccctcctcgtccacctcgaactcatggtcttgaaaatgcatgtcattggtttgagaccaatgcgaattgttggagccaacacccatcgttgacatgtatgcatcatcattgAGACTACAATTTTTTTTgcacaatgcaaataagctatctatatgtgacgaatgcattcaaaaaataacaaaaaaaatgaaaagttAGATTTTTTTTACCTTGGaggcatttcgtcgaacatgttgtgcgcgccggccgccggctcaacgagtgagcttgCCGACGCTTCGGCAGCCGCCGCGCCTGTCGCACGCCCCGCAAGCTTCTTCCTCTTCGCCTTGGAGGTGCCGTTCGCCGTTCGCCGTCTTGTTTTTCTTCGCCGATGtcttgcccttctttggccgcgccACATTGGGGAGctttgaggaggaggcggcggcggctcgggctggCGCCGGCGCGACACCACCCGCCGccgaggtcatccgcggcggcaatGAAGAGGCCGCTCGCGAGGCCGCTcgtcggaggagctccggcggaggcgaggccaacgccacccgggctagggtttgtggcggcggcggcgggggcgggagGGTCGCGGCTATAGGACggggtgagcggggtgccggcgcgtgcgtccatgggtgcgggtcgccggcgccggcgcgcgcggggctTTGGAGGGGGAGAAGAAGAGCGCAGCGCGAGCGTCGTGTGTGCCGCGCGCGGAAGCGGGCGCCGCAAATACACCACGCGACGTACCGCTTCCTAGCGCGCGCCCAACTGCTTATACCGCGCGCGCGGTTTTTGCGCGCCCGCTAGAACCATCCGCcgggttgcgcgcgcgctaaaacagGGAATTTTGCGGCGCGGCGCCTGtttagcgcgcctgttggagatgctctaaggtttCAAGTCTGTGCACAACGATGGCCATCCTAGACAGACTAACTAGTGGGGCGAGACACTGATAAAATCTCCTGGAGGAGATAATATTTCTTACCTTTGTAGATGATTACTAGCGGGTagcgcgcggcggcacgccgcgccacaTGGACTAATTAGCTATTTAGTTATTTTTGTAATTTTTGGTAAGTCGTCCCAAATTTGATTGTGGTAAATTACTTTATACAAGTGGATGGTACATCAAGTTGGTACATAGGTATGAGATTGTGGCAAAGTAGTTTATACAGGAAACGGTTCATCTAATTGGCACATACATAGAAGATTTATAGTACGTAGTAATATAGTGGGTACTGGGCGCATAGAGATGTTGATCCTCAGGCTGGATTTGTCTGTGTAATGTAGTGATAGAGAGACGAAGCTAGTTGTTTTGCTCTTGTTTGTGGTGGTTTGTTTGGAGTGTAAAAAAATGTTCAGTAGTTGGATGCATGTCTTGGCTTTAGACGGATCGGCAAGATATCTTGAAACTGGAGCTTGTTCGTGTTGATTTGTCTTGCTGAAAATATGCTTTTTGTTGTTTCTGTATTTCTAACTCTTCATCCTTGGTCCTGCTCTATTCTTACACGGCCGAGTAGCGCCAGTACATTGTCTTCAAAGCATTGTAGTTGTGGTCATCGATGATTACGTTGTGAAGGCACGTCGTGCCATACTGATTGTTGTGTGTTGATTTTCTTTTTGATGTTTCTAAAGTTCGGTGCCCAATCTACTCCAGTATGAAATTTTATAGAAAATACCAAGAAATGTATCTGTGCTGAAGAAAATATAGTCCGAACTAAAATCCATCCAAAAACCTTTTTTCTATGCAtagaatttttatttttatttttgccgcGGATACGGTGTTACAAATCCTCTTCCCAAGATAGTGCCCCTACCATCTGCAGAATGCGCTACAATGGGCTCTGCCCAACACTACCAAATTTATAAAGAGATGGTCCAAGAAATGGCTCCAATTCGGAAGCTAAGGAAAAGAAACCGTCTGTGAAACCCCTTTATAATCCCAGAGACAAAAAGTGCAGCAGGTTACACTTACACACGAGTTGAGCAAAttaggaagtactccctccgtcctataatataaaacattttttgacactagtgtagtgtcaaaaaacgtcttacattatgggacggtggGAGTAGATTTTACTGTCTTCTATGACATCTCCCTACAAAAGAGATACAGATGGTTAAGGAAAGAATGACACGGGAACTGAAAGCCCTCCACTGTTTTTTTTAAAGACACTTGCTCACCAAAAGGAGATTCAGACAATATACGATTGTGCGCAGTTTACCATTTGGCACTACCTCAGAAATGTAGTAGCTACTCCATCCACAATCCATCTAATTTTCCTACATTTCCTCCATGATTAGATCAGAGAAAAGAAAGCTACGCTTGGCAAGCTTGAACTTTCTCTTGACCGGCACCAAAATTTAGTGCCAAGATGGAGGTATGGTTTCCATGACGAAGAATGGTAGTTAAGCCCCTAAACCTGTAGAGAAAAGATATCAGTGCTCTCGTGAAAAACGCAAAACTGATAGAAAGATAGCTCACATTATTGCCCAGACAATTGCCTAGTGAATTGTGCCATACATTCGGTATTGAACATGAAAATGCTAACAATCAGTTCACACGATTCTCTTCCGTCCTGCCGATCATTTACTTCAGTTATCCACACTGAAGTTAAAAGAGCAACTCCTCCAGAAAAAGGATCCAATTAACAAAGAAGAATCAATTAGGTAATCTGGATAAACGGAGAGACACCACTGCAATTCAACCAATGAAGTTCAGCTACTGCCTCAAGATGCAACTTGTTCCATCAGGTTTTCTGC
The sequence above is a segment of the Triticum dicoccoides isolate Atlit2015 ecotype Zavitan chromosome 1A, WEW_v2.0, whole genome shotgun sequence genome. Coding sequences within it:
- the LOC119275413 gene encoding uncharacterized protein OsI_027940-like; the encoded protein is MRTIDTTLRKTCSKKRRGKPRRGRSRKEGSLLCLIGGMGGMGAPHGRHGWHGWHGSFASLMGGMGAPPAAMGGMSFDEPPRTHFHEDAVEDLANTVGASRDAVRDEEREEDSSSEAEESSSEDEDEDEDEEEDKE